DNA sequence from the Cucurbita pepo subsp. pepo cultivar mu-cu-16 chromosome LG06, ASM280686v2, whole genome shotgun sequence genome:
AAAGGCTCAGAAGGTAAACCCTTTATTAATCTTGCGTATTTTcacttctattcttttctcTCCATTTGCTGAGCCTTGTAACTCGAAGGTTCAATTACAACAAAGGATGAAACAAGAGGCAGAACAATTTCGACAGTGGAAAGCGTCTCGTGAGAAAGAGCTCCTCCAGGTAACTCAACTGCCAGAATCTGTGTTCTCATCTTAGTTTTACATtagaattattattgtgatctGTTGCCAGAGTTGGTGTGACGGTGTTACTTTTTTTGGCTGCAATATTTTGAAATGTGTTTCATCTCATTATGCATTAACTCTTTGCTATTGAATGGATCGACTATGTTTCCTTGTATCTGTTATTCACTATTTTGTTGACAACTTTAGCTACGAAAGGAGGGCAGGAGAAATGAATATGAAAGGTACAAACTGCAAGCTCTAAATCAGCGGCAGAAAATGGTTAGTACATCTTGCTTCCTTATTCATCATCCATCTGTCCTATTTCCTTCAACTCTGGCCAAATACGTTTATCCTAATGATTACAAGGCTCAAATGCATTGAATGCTTGATTATTATCTCGCAGTTTGGTTCTGCATGTAAAATTTGGCCACGTTTCTTGCCATCTATCATCAATATACAATTACTTGTTTCAGgttcttcaaagaaaaacagaggaggCTGCAATGGCCACTAAGAGGCTGAAGGAACTTCTAGAAGCTCGGAAATCTAATGGTCGTGAAAATTCAGGTATTTTCTTACTTAGAGTAGAGCAACTCTTGTAAGGCAATGCAAGGTGTGTAACTTGACAATACCCTGTTCGTAGGGGAACTGTTTTCCTGCTTGGAccatttaattgatttaagaCTCGATTCTTTTCTGTTGATTTTTTCAGGTATTacaaatggaaatggaatgaACGGGCAGGTACTTTCTGGGCTGTTTCATTGCTTCCCTCCCTATTAAGTAGGCTCAATCCCGTTTCTAATGGAAATTTCTCTTTCTAGAGCAATGAGAAATCTCTACAACGCTGGCTTGACCATGAATTGGAAGTGATGGTGAACGTGCATGAAGTCCGTTTCGAATATGAAAAACAAAGCCAAGTGTACGTGTCATACGAGACCTTACATTGTATTAtgagtaaaataaaatgtgaatatatattgatttttctgCAATGCAGGCGAGCTGCACTTGCGGAAGAGTTATCCATGCTGAGGCAAGTGGATGAGTTTGTTTCAAAGGGCCTCAGTCCTCCCAGAGGGAAAAATGGTTTCGCTAGGTAAGCATtgttttcaaacaaaatagttCACCTTCTAGGTTCTCACATAAAGAAGTGGATAGTATCTAATTTTTGCATGATCAGAGTGTCCTCTATGTCACCAACCGCAAGAATGGCCAGAATAACATCACTTGAAAACATGCTAAGCATATCCTCAAATTCCCTTGTGGCGATGGCTTCACAGCTTTCCGAGGCAGAGGAGCGAGATCGTGCCTTCACCAACCGTGGACGTTGGAACCAATTGCGCTCCATGGGAGATGCTAAGAATTTGCTTCAATACATGTTCAATTCTCTTGCTGATGCACGGTAATTATTCTGCTCCTGTCACCGATATTTTTTCTCGGATTAGAGATACTCATTCAATTTCTTGGATCGTGAGTTCATCTTCTTAGAACATGTGAATCGGAACTAGCATTACATCTTAAGGGTACAATTGATACCCAAAAAGGgcaattcaaaagaaaatttttggaaattttggaGCTATGCAGCCGCCATTTTTTCCTCCGTGGGCCTGCAAGTTGAAATTGGAATTTGATGAGAATTGATTGATATTCAACCTTTTCCATGTATATAATCCTTTTTAAATCAGAATATTCACTTCTCTACCTAATTTTATGTATCACTTTGCTTGTTATTTACAGGTGCCAATTATGGGAAAAGGAACTAGAAACAAGGGAAATGAAGGAGCAACTGAAAGAACTTGTGGGACTGTTGCGACAGAGTGAGACACGTAAAAAGGAAGTAGAGAAAGAGCTAAAATTGAGAGAGAAGGCTGTTGCAATTGCATTGGCTTCATCTTCACCGGTGAGTATGACCATTACAAGAAATCCTACTTTGGCTTGCTGAGTGAAGGTCTATATTTCTGCTTAGTGGCTAATTTGGTACGAGTTCGAACTGTTCAAGCTGGAATATGAATAAACGCAGATACTTCATCCGTCGATGTTGAAGTTATAGGACCAAATCAAAACCTCTTTTATTAGAACCATATTTTGGCAAAAGCTGTGAAATATTTAACGAGGTGCATGGACAGTTATAGAAATGGCATAGAACCTGTGACCTTTTTGTGTaatagtgtgagatcccacgttggatggagaggggaatgaaacattccttataaggtgtagaaacctatccctagcagacacgttttaaaactatgaagctgacgacaatatgtaatgggtcaagGTGGACAATaactgctagcggtggactattacaaatgatatcagagctagtcacccggtggtgtgccagcaaggacgttgggcctccaagaggggtggattgtgagattccacattggttggagaggggaatgaagcattccttataagagtgtggaaatctctccctagcagacacgttttaaaattgtgtggttgacggcgatacgtaacgggccaaagggGATAAattctactagcggtgggcttgggatgttacaaatggtatcagagctagtcactgtgcggtgtgctagcaaggacactaggcccccaagaggagtggattgtgagatcccacgtcggttgaagaggggaacaaagatTCCTAAATGTGTTTtcaaaccgtgaggctgacagcaatatgtaacagaccaaagtggacaatatctgctaggagtgaacttgagctgttacaaatagcaTGCAAGAAAACTTGAAACTTTTCGAGTCACTGATCTAGTAATTAGTGGTAGCTTGAGATCTATATTCAATTAGTGATGATAGAGGGGACACTACCCACATCTAATTCCTAGCTTTGCTTGATCTTGCCATTTCATCCCTCATCTTTCTTTGTAAACATAATTAGAAATCTGTCTCATTGGTGACTTTGCTTATTTTCAGGTCCATCATGAGCATGAGAGTACACCACCTACGTCGAGACACTTTGCTGATGAATTGGGAGGTTCTTTGTCCCCACTGTCGGTACCAGCCCCGAAGCAACTCAAGTACACAGCAGGAATTGCCAATGGTTCCGTTAGAGATTCTGCAGCATTCCTGGACCAAACACGAAAGGTTACGATTTTCCCCATTCATTTACTGTCTTAGGAGTTGAGCTCACATTTTTCTTAGTAGGGTCTGCTATTAATGCAGATGGTACCAATTGGAAACTTATCAATGAAGAAGTTAGCCACTGCCGGACAAGCTGGAAAACTATGGAGATGGAAGCGAAGTCATCACCAATGGCTATTACAGTTTAAATGGAAGTGGCAGAAACCATGGAGACTTTCAGAATGGATCAGGCATAGTGATGAAACAATAATGAGATCAAGGCCTCGACCACATGCTCTGCCTGCTGGGATGTGATATTTGGTGGTTTTGGGTTTATTGTCCCCCAAATATCATTTTGACTTTCAACTATGATACCACCTTATATCACGGGAACAAATTGGAATAAGTGCAGGTACTCTTCTTGATTTTAAAACCAATTGGAGTAAGGTTAAAATTCTGCTCATATTCCTTAATGACTTCTGATTCATCCATTTGTATCTACTTGAAGCTGACATGATCTTTTTCCAATGGCAGCAGCTGAAGTCAGAGTTATATGATCTCTGCATTTTCTTCAATGGAAAACCATTTTGGTAGATTTGtgattttggattctttttcgTTGTGGTTCACATTTGAAGCATCTTGTAAAGCTTGTGTGGATGCTACAAAATGGGTCACCCGACTAGCTAAGAAGGCCGCAAGTGCGGGAACGAGGCGAGCATAGATACGACGGATAGATAACTCGCTGAAGATAGTTTTCTAATGTTCTTTTCCACCCTCCTTTGTATATCTTGTCAATAGCAAGAAAAGGAATGCAGGAATACACGTATGGGAAGTCTTTTAGtcatttggtttttctttgttttgaggACATTATTGATTTGTTGAAAGGAACTATTAGGTcggaggagagaaaaaaaaaaaaaaaaaaaaaaaaaaaaaaaaNNNNNNNNNNNNNNNNNNNNNNNNNNNNNNNNNNNNNNNNNNNNNNNNNNNNNNNNNNNNNNNNNNNNNNNNNNNNNNNNNNNNNNNNNNNNNNNNNNNNNNNNNNNNNNNNNNNNNNNNNNNNNNNNNNNNNNNNNNNNNNNNNNNNNNNNNNNNNNNNNNNaaaaaaaaaaaaaaaaaaaaaaaaaaaacagaattcTTTTCTAATATGTTTCGACTTTCTTGTGTGACACTAATCTTATTACTTGATATGACTGAAGCTTTGTAAATGTATTTGGATTGAAGCAAAAGAAGTATCTTTGAATCAAAAACTTTATAAGGTCTACTGAAGTCTGCTTGAATCTGTCCCCTGTTCTTTCAGATGAATAGGAGACTGATATGAGTGAAACCTAGTGAATAGAGTCCattcgaagagagagagattttgggcGTTGCATCCCTCTAACAGATCTTCTCTAAAACAGTCAACCGATCACCAAATACACTGACTCCGAGTTGCTAGTAGTAATATTGAATATAAACACAATCTGAGAGAACAGATGTTAAAACACGATTTGAAAGGGAACAAAAGGGAGTTATGAGGGTGGACGTTGCCCCTtccaaaatgaaaacttttgaATCCAAATGATCTTTGCAAATCATATTGATCATGTTTATACTTTTCTTctcacttgtacggaggaagATGTTGAAAGCTACTCAAGGGAGAACCCACTTACAACAATCGGCTACATCGTTTAAAACCTTAGCTTGACTAGCATTAACAACAACTAGGGGCGTACCAACATAAAAGCAGCTGCGCCATGTACAAATCAAAAGACACAAATACAAGTTTTGGAGGATTCTTTTTCGCCAGGTAAGACAAGAATGAAGATTGGTTCCCGAATACAAGTTAGATCCGGGCACACCAATATGCATAATGCTCATCTTTGCGATGGTTACTAACAAGACCCCCACATTGCAAACAAATAAAACTGCTCCCGTCTGAGAATGCATCCATAACAATTTGCATCCTACCAGTTTCTGCCAGAATAGAATTACCGTGAGCATCCACAACCAAAGAGCCAGATATGTCATTGTTACTATCTGTAGGTTCAGGGTTCAGAGGTTGGGCTTCAGCTATGGCACACTCTGCAAATAAAGAAGCTAGTTGATCAACATCAGCAGTCTCCTGAAATCGGGTTCTGTACAGCTCACGGGCACGGTGCAAGGATTGAATGACTGCCGCATCCCCACCTTGGGTTCTCATTGCCATTACAACCTGTTCAAACATGAAAAACAAGGTGCTGAAAGCTACCAACAAAAATTGTAGTGCTTAATCTTTCCTCTAACAGATTATCTCATATGCCCCCCACCCATGATTTAACCATGTTGATTGAGGCATCTGAGCTGACTACTACAACTACATAAATGTGTATTATCCTTTCCTCTAGGTTCTAAAAGCTACGAAACAATATAAGTTTACCAACGTCTGTCTCAATCGGCATGGGGTAGAAAGCTCATGGTTATAATAAGTAATATACAATACAATTGGTAttcaaagaagcaaaaaaaaaaaaaaaaaaaaaaaaaaaaaaaaaaaaaaaaaaNCGTTTAGATCAATGAACAGAAAGTTCTAACACATTCcaattttttgttggttttaaAACAACGTTGGCAAATAAAACCCAAGtgtagtttttttaattctttttgaaaaagagaCACTCTACTGTAGGTTTTTAGTTCGGAGAAATAGACCACTGCCTCTTGACAACAGATTTATGAGAATGCCGATTGGAATTTAATTTacaacttgatttttttttatgaatatttaaactttcatggaGAAGAGAATAACTATTACAAGGGCATACAAAAAGAGAGCCTACAAAAAGGAAGGCAAACTACAAAAAGGGCCACCAATCTAGAGAAATAAACCCTAACtaacaattacaaaaggaTTTTGTTACTGAAGCTTGAAGCTCACATGGCATATAGtctaacagcccaaacccacctcTCGTGGATATGGTCCTCaacctcaaagttttaaaacgcatccactaggggagaggtttctacactcttataaagaatgcttcgttttcctctccaccgatgtgagatctcataaatctaacccccttgggggcccaacgtcctagtagcacaccgctcggtgtctgactttgataccatttgtaacagcggaaccactagcagatattgttctctttggacatTCCCTTCTGGgattctcctcaaggttttagaacgtgtccactagggagaggttttcacacccttacaaggaatgttttgtttccctctccaactgatgtgggatctcacaatccaccccccttgagggcccagtgtcctcgttagCATACTGctcagtgtttggctctaatgccatttataacaactcaagaccaccgttagtagatattgtcctctttgggctttcccttccaagcttcccctcaaggttttaaaacgcgtccactaggaggaaaggtttccacacccttataggaTTGTTtggtttccctctccaaccgatgtgagatctcacaatccaacccccttGATGGCACACCACTCAGTGTTTGACTATGATAGCCCACCGCTCGTAGATATGTCCTTTtggggctttccctttcgagctttctctcaaggttttacaacgcgtttgctagggagaggtttccacacccttataaggaatgcttcattcccctctccaaccgatgtgggatctcaaataTCGAATATAACAAAGAACCAGACCTCACTTGGAGGTCTCTCAAGCTCTcgaaaaaaattctattattcCTTTCAGCCCAAAAGTCTCCACATAATAGCACATACACTAGCTTGCCACAAAAAAACTTCCCTTTTTGCAGAAGGGAATTTGACTACAGCTTGCTTAATACAATCATTCCAACACACCAAAATATCAATGACAAAAACATCTAAGAGAGAGAAGTGGCAGCATTTCAGATTCTCTTAAGATCGGCAAGACTTGGGAGCTGTATGTAAAATGGAAACAGATAAAGTTAGACCAGCCGtttctgtatatatatatgaaagcGGATTCTgtaaatattagaaataaatggACTTTCACCACTTGAAGGTCAATGACAGAGATTTCAGGTCAATAGTTGGTTGGTTGCCTGGTACTTTGAGCAGTCAGGGTAGTCGGGGACTCAGGAAGGTCATATTCAGTGATGGAAACCAAGCAAGCTATCTTTAACATCGAGCATGAAAAGGCAAAGGAAGGTGATGGCTTCATACTTCTTACTTGTTAGAGACTtgcttgaaagaaaatagggACGTAAGAAAGGTTACTCTTTGGGAGGTATCCTAAGAATTCTATAAGAATAACATCATAAACTAATTCCTACAGAGGTAAATACTACTATGATCCACAAAAAACCTACTCTACCATAACTGGGGTGCGTGCcgcttttatttttgtcagTGCTGTACGACGAAGTTATTGGCCGTTACATTTATCATAATTgggatatttttttcaatttatttatttcaagtACAACCACTAAATGAAGCATTTGAATTGAATGAGATTCCTCTTCTTTCAGGCACTTGCGTTCTGCGTTCTCATTCCTCacccttttttcctttcccttttgTATGTGTGTGGGTGGGTGGGGGTGGGGATTTTGCAAATTGCCTTCCTTCTTGAGCTTCAGACCTTCCTGTGAGTTATTATTACTATGAAAGATGTGCCACTCTAACTTCAGGATTGTATTTCCAGAGATGGAAATCAAGCAAGCTATCCTTAAGACTGAGAATAAGAAAGCTCCAGGATGTGATGCCATTTTCTAGTCTAGCTTCGAAGAAAATTGGAGCCTTTAGCAGgtgttttaataattttatgaaaaaataacaGCGAAACCCAACTACTAGAAATGTACAGATGACCATTATCTTCTGAAAATTCGGCTTGACAGGAAGGTGAAGTCTTTTACCAATGGTTCAAGCGAGGAGGAAAGCCCTATTGGCGAATTTTCAATCCCCTTTGGCAACCGGAACTCAACTGACGTGATTTAATTTACagaatcaaagaaaacccAGAAGCTAAATATAAATAAGCCATCGCAGAAAAGTTTcgaaagaagaaaacagacCATGAATTCCAAGTGAggcaagtttttttttattttttctgtaaACATACCGCTTGGAGGGCTTGGGTAGGGTTTCGTTGATCGATGAATTGCCGAGCCAATGTGAGCAAGTCGCGAACAGAATCGCCTTCGCCGGCTCTATTTGACGCAAATTCAGTCTCCATCATGTCCGACTTCGAACAATCCATAGTATCATCGGCAAATTTACCTTGAGAAATCCAGGGCACAGTTCCTTTTTGATTGATTATCGGTTTTGTAATGGAAATATGCTTCCAAATCACACCATCGCTAGACGGTTCTAGCAGATTCTATAAGCACCCCCAGGGCTCTCTCGCTCTCTCGCGCGCGTACTCGATATGTCGTGGCGCAACGGAATTTGggattttatttatatcataattcgcaaaattatttctaacaATTGGGAAAGCactgttttttatttactctttttgtaattaaaatagaaaataaattgagcagaaattaaatatgagctcatgtaatataattaattaatatttcaagtatttatttattgaattaaacatttatatCATGTGtttgataaattaaatactGTAATTAGTATTCGAAAACaatgatttataataatcGATACCTAACCCGAAGCACCAATGCCAACATAGTGGGAAACAACAGAAGTTGGGCGCGCGCAGGCGCACACCCCACCGCCCATGCACAAATTTCTTATCTTCTGCCCCTATGCGCTGCTCTTCGGAAGGTTAGAGACCCGCAAAGCTTCCACAGCATTTTCCATGGTGGATCCGCCTCTTTGCGCTCCGGGGATGTTTATTTTCGTGACAGGTATCTCTACACATCTGCTTGATTAGCGTTAAACCACAATACTAATGCCATAGTCCCGACGGGAAATGTTCTGAATTAGGGAACGATAATGAATTGTAGTGTATAAATCCGTTTCCCCTTGCTGTGGGGTTGATGGAAGATGTAACTGAGAATGTTCTTGGAATTACAATTGAAAAACACAGACAATGCGCTTCCGAGATGAGGCTCGGAATGTATAAAACTAGGGCAAATGTGGCCAGTATTTGGGAATGAAAGAAATTGGGGGATTAAAAGGGGGAAGCATGCAGGGCATGAAAGTGTAAGACCACATGCGAGGGCAGATTCTCGGAAATGCTAGGGATTTTGCACATTCAACAATTGGTCTCTGGAAAGGCAGATCTGGAATGCAATTGTtcctaatatttaatataccTCTTCCTATCAACATCCGACAAAGAGGCCCAACAACTGTGAAATAATTGTCCGACAAAGATAGATTTACCAGATTTCCAAGCGCACAAATGACTTCCGGCACCATACCATACAGTAGATTTCCTGCGAAATTCAACTGCTCCACGTTCTTTAGGCAACCCAGGGAAAAGGGCAATGGTCCTGTTAGTCGATTGCTGCCGGCATCAAACACGATTGCTTCGTCAAGTGATCCTAACTCATAAGGCAGACACCCTGATAGTGAGTTGTTTAAGAGAAGAACCTCAGTCAGAGATGACAAAGCTTTTACTATGCCACCGGGAATTGGACCACTGAATTTATTGTTGGCTAATGTGAGGTAGAGAATATGGGTGCTGGAAAGACTGTCTGGGAGACTCTGCATgaaattgttgttgttgatgagGAGAAAATCAAGGTCCTGGACGAAGACTTGAGGTGGGACTGACCCAGTAAAGAAATTGAACCGAAGGTCTAAGAAGGTGAGGCTGTTTAGACCAACAACAGCAGCGGGAAAAGGACCAGACAATCGGTTGTTGCTCACATCAAGCTCGTATAGGTAAGGGAGCCTGGTAATGTTTGTGGAGATGGTGCCTGCAAAATTGTTGGAATTGGCATGAAAAACAGCAATGTCAGGGAGCTGATCGAGGAAGCCATCGAGGGATGGTGCACTGAGTTGGAAACCATTGAAGTCAATAGATGCGACCGCCGTGGCAGATTTGTTGTCCGGTGGGTTGTCACAGTAAAAGCCTTTGTATTTGCATATATCCGATCCAACCCATGTTTTAGTGATTCCTAGAGGGTCCGAGGTGATAACTGACTTGAACTTTTGAATCACAGGGTACACCACTGAAAGCCTCAGGTCTTCAAATATCAAAACCTCTGCTTCAACAGGCAAAAGAGATGATGGCTGAGGAGTTATCGCTTGCTTACAGTGAGACCAGCCGTGATCACAGCCTTCTACTTTGAAATCTTGCGTTTTGCTGTCGCTACTGTTGGCTATGGCGTGGACAACCAAAGAAGAAAGCAGGTTGAAGAACAGAAACAGCAAAACTCTGCCAGGTATTTTACTCATTCTTATCAACCCAACAAATTGTTTGCTCTGTAGTTATTCAGAACTCTATAAGCATAGAAGTAAAAATTAGACCAAGTTTCATAAACACAGCCTGTTTATATAAGAAACTAAAAGTTGGCCAAAAGAAGAGGGAATGCTGTAAACCTCGTTAGGTTCAAGCAGAGCAGGTATGGGTCTGCAAATAGGCACAAAACCAAAAGCTGAAAAAAAGATAAGTTACAGTACAAACGAAAGATCCCAACTTTACAACAAATAGGTCCAATACTTGAAGTCCCAACCAACACTGAAAACAGAAGCCAAATGGTAATGATATAAAAAACTATAATGA
Encoded proteins:
- the LOC111797596 gene encoding uncharacterized protein LOC111797596, whose protein sequence is MDCSKSDMMETEFASNRAGEGDSVRDLLTLARQFIDQRNPTQALQAVVMAMRTQGGDAAVIQSLHRARELYRTRFQETADVDQLASLFAECAIAEAQPLNPEPTDSNNDISGSLVVDAHGNSILAETGRMQIVMDAFSDGSSFICLQCGGLVSNHRKDEHYAYWCARI
- the LOC111796464 gene encoding uncharacterized protein At4g06744-like, whose product is MSKIPGRVLLFLFFNLLSSLVVHAIANSSDSKTQDFKVEGCDHGWSHCKQAITPQPSSLLPVEAEVLIFEDLRLSVVYPVIQKFKSVITSDPLGITKTWVGSDICKYKGFYCDNPPDNKSATAVASIDFNGFQLSAPSLDGFLDQLPDIAVFHANSNNFAGTISTNITRLPYLYELDVSNNRLSGPFPAAVVGLNSLTFLDLRFNFFTGSVPPQVFVQDLDFLLINNNNFMQSLPDSLSSTHILYLTLANNKFSGPIPGGIVKALSSLTEVLLLNNSLSGCLPYELGSLDEAIVFDAGSNRLTGPLPFSLGCLKNVEQLNFAGNLLYGMVPEVICALGNLVNLSLSDNYFTVVGPLCRMLIGRGILNIRNNCIPDLPFQRPIVECAKSLAFPRICPRMWSYTFMPCMLPPFNPPISFIPKYWPHLP